The following coding sequences lie in one Desulfobacterales bacterium genomic window:
- a CDS encoding PAS domain S-box protein, translating into MHLKSKSTPIPTLELLFGKIEEFSLEHRLLNITTFTFFVLSMLYCPFAFFTDIHKRVVLLSILSVILSYTAYFLSRINKNFKISARLFYLSLLFILSINWFIHGGSFGPSIYLFFAAFIIVLLIFDKDIRTYAIIILFCNIFFLFMAEYLYPKYINLDTHNDPIRLIDLYIVFTIAIVLINLSVIYLKDRYEEEKEKFSKSEKKYKTLFDESKDVIFLADVNTGIILEANKAAAKLLGKPLEKIIGIHQTELHPKEELIRYGQIFKEHIQSEENYAVEVEVVDINDKKIPVEINSSIIHLAEGIKVNQGIFRDISERKKYDNDLKNSEKRYKDLFEGITDAVFVINQKGIIIDCNNAVVQQLNYEKNEIIGTPVQKIASDNIRNQVYDLIKNAFINGKAFFEAEHINKEGSIIPVEINVNIVDYSGEKAILAVARDISERKKLQMHLAHIQKLEAIGTLAGGIAHNFNNALFPIMGYAEMILDISEDKPEIKNYVNEVLIAANKAKELVDQVLVFAQKDVHDKTQLWPYLIINETLKMLKPLLPANIELIANLYKGKDNILANPVQIQQMLINLCTNASHSMAEKGGKIEVISNKIKFNDDDVKADPIVKEGDYLQIRIKDTGHGMDKFVMEKLFEPYFTTKPVGQGTGLGLSFVHGTVKSYNGFIKVESAPNKGAIFDIYLPLKKIEPVEIKNNYEKNFIKGTETILIVDDDENILNLEKEILIRMGYSVEALLSSFQALNIFSKSPDKFDLIIADLDMPELNGIELSKKILDIKPNIPIIICTGLKNYHISLEDLQKIGIKECIIKPVSKAEIGAKIRKVLDLKSS; encoded by the coding sequence ATGCACTTAAAATCTAAGTCCACACCCATTCCAACATTAGAGCTTTTATTTGGAAAGATAGAAGAATTTAGTCTTGAACATAGACTATTAAATATTACAACCTTTACATTTTTTGTGCTGTCTATGTTGTATTGTCCTTTTGCTTTTTTTACTGATATCCATAAAAGAGTAGTTTTATTATCTATTTTATCAGTGATTTTATCTTATACAGCTTATTTTCTTTCCAGAATTAATAAAAATTTTAAAATTAGTGCAAGGCTTTTTTATTTATCCCTATTATTTATATTATCAATAAACTGGTTTATTCATGGAGGATCATTTGGTCCATCTATATATCTTTTTTTTGCAGCTTTTATTATTGTTCTGCTTATATTTGATAAAGATATAAGAACTTATGCTATTATAATTCTTTTTTGCAACATTTTTTTTCTTTTTATGGCGGAATACCTATATCCTAAATATATAAACCTTGACACTCATAATGATCCCATACGCCTAATCGATTTATACATTGTTTTCACAATTGCTATAGTTCTTATAAATTTATCAGTTATATATCTTAAAGATCGTTATGAGGAGGAAAAAGAAAAATTTTCTAAATCAGAAAAAAAATATAAAACCCTTTTTGATGAATCAAAAGATGTTATTTTTTTAGCGGATGTAAATACAGGTATAATATTAGAAGCTAACAAGGCCGCAGCAAAACTACTCGGAAAACCCCTTGAAAAAATTATCGGCATACATCAAACAGAATTACATCCAAAAGAAGAGCTAATAAGATATGGACAAATCTTTAAGGAACATATTCAATCAGAAGAAAACTATGCCGTAGAAGTAGAGGTTGTAGATATCAATGATAAAAAAATTCCGGTTGAGATAAATTCAAGTATCATTCATCTTGCCGAAGGAATTAAAGTAAATCAAGGAATTTTCAGGGACATTTCCGAAAGAAAAAAATATGATAACGATTTAAAAAATTCTGAAAAACGTTATAAAGACCTTTTTGAAGGCATCACTGATGCTGTTTTTGTTATAAATCAAAAAGGAATTATAATTGATTGCAATAATGCTGTTGTCCAGCAACTTAATTACGAAAAAAATGAAATAATAGGTACGCCTGTTCAAAAGATAGCTTCTGATAACATCAGAAATCAAGTTTATGATCTTATAAAAAACGCTTTCATAAACGGAAAAGCTTTTTTTGAAGCTGAACATATAAATAAAGAAGGTTCAATTATTCCAGTTGAAATTAATGTAAATATAGTTGATTATTCCGGAGAAAAAGCTATTTTAGCTGTAGCAAGGGACATTTCCGAAAGAAAAAAATTACAAATGCACCTTGCTCATATTCAAAAATTAGAAGCTATCGGAACATTAGCCGGAGGTATTGCCCATAATTTTAATAATGCTCTTTTTCCAATCATGGGATATGCGGAAATGATATTAGATATTTCAGAAGATAAGCCTGAGATTAAAAATTATGTAAATGAAGTTCTAATAGCCGCAAATAAAGCCAAAGAATTAGTTGATCAAGTACTTGTTTTTGCACAGAAAGATGTTCATGACAAAACACAACTTTGGCCATATCTCATAATTAATGAAACATTAAAAATGCTTAAGCCTCTGTTACCAGCTAATATAGAACTTATTGCTAATCTATATAAAGGTAAAGATAACATTCTTGCTAATCCTGTTCAAATCCAACAAATGTTAATTAATCTTTGCACAAATGCTTCCCATTCTATGGCTGAAAAAGGTGGTAAAATTGAAGTTATCTCAAATAAAATTAAATTCAATGATGATGATGTTAAAGCGGATCCTATTGTCAAAGAAGGAGATTATTTACAAATACGGATCAAAGATACAGGTCATGGAATGGACAAATTTGTAATGGAAAAACTTTTTGAGCCTTATTTTACTACAAAACCTGTAGGACAAGGCACAGGACTTGGCCTTTCTTTTGTACACGGAACTGTGAAAAGTTATAACGGATTTATTAAAGTTGAAAGCGCTCCAAATAAAGGCGCTATATTTGATATTTATTTGCCGTTAAAAAAAATAGAACCTGTTGAAATAAAAAATAATTATGAAAAAAATTTTATTAAGGGCACTGAAACGATACTTATTGTTGATGATGATGAAAATATACTTAACTTGGAAAAGGAAATATTAATTAGAATGGGCTATAGTGTTGAGGCTTTATTAAGCAGCTTTCAAGCTCTCAATATATTTTCAAAATCTCCAGATAAATTTGATTTAATAATTGCGGATTTAGATATGCCTGAATTAAATGGAATTGAACTGTCAAAAAAAATTTTAGATATAAAGCCAAACATTCCTATTATAATTTGCACAGGTTTAAAAAATTATCATATTTCCTTAGAAGATTTACAAAAAATAGGAATTAAAGAATGTATCATCAAACCAGTATCTAAAGCTGAAATTGGAGCTAAAATAAGAAAAGTTTTAGATTTAAAGTCGAGCTAA
- a CDS encoding two-component system response regulator, translated as MEKPKKILVVDDLDFNRDILNGMLTPLGYNVDMAVDGEDALNKVKSNPPDLILLDIMMPGLDGIEVAKRLKSNESTRFIPIVMVTALSDIQDRVNALESGADDFLTKPVDRLELKARVRSLLKVKDYNDHMLNYQAKLEEEVSKRTEQLKVAFDKIKISSLDVILRLSKAAEYKDEQTGAHIKRMSNYMGVIAKEMGLNDKVSEALIYAAPMHDVGKIGIPDRILLKKGPLSPEEWVLMKKHAIFGAQILEGASNSFVKLGEIIALMHHEKWDGSGYPYGLKAREIPLAGRIAAIADVFDALISRRPYKEPFPLDKSFEIIWEGKGKHFDPNVVEAFFAVQDKIIAIKEQYKDKEESLFIQLAKED; from the coding sequence CATGCTAACACCTCTTGGTTATAATGTTGATATGGCGGTAGATGGAGAAGATGCTTTAAATAAAGTAAAAAGTAATCCTCCAGATTTAATACTCCTTGATATTATGATGCCTGGACTTGACGGAATAGAAGTAGCAAAACGTCTAAAGTCAAATGAATCTACTCGATTTATTCCTATTGTAATGGTAACAGCCCTTAGTGATATTCAAGATAGAGTAAATGCCCTTGAATCTGGTGCTGACGATTTTTTAACAAAGCCTGTAGACAGGTTAGAATTAAAAGCACGAGTTCGTTCATTGCTGAAAGTAAAAGACTATAATGACCACATGCTTAATTATCAAGCAAAACTTGAAGAAGAAGTTTCCAAAAGAACAGAACAATTAAAAGTAGCTTTTGATAAAATAAAGATTTCTTCCCTTGACGTTATCTTAAGGCTTTCAAAAGCGGCAGAATATAAAGATGAACAAACCGGAGCTCATATTAAGCGGATGAGTAACTATATGGGCGTTATTGCTAAAGAAATGGGCTTAAACGATAAAGTTTCAGAAGCTCTTATATATGCCGCTCCTATGCATGATGTTGGAAAAATAGGAATACCGGATAGAATATTATTAAAAAAAGGACCCCTTAGCCCTGAAGAATGGGTACTCATGAAAAAGCATGCTATTTTTGGAGCTCAAATATTAGAAGGTGCAAGTAACAGCTTTGTAAAGTTAGGCGAAATAATAGCTTTAATGCATCATGAAAAATGGGACGGAAGCGGATATCCTTACGGATTAAAAGCAAGAGAGATCCCTCTTGCAGGACGTATAGCGGCTATAGCTGATGTATTTGATGCTCTAATAAGCAGAAGGCCTTATAAAGAGCCATTCCCTTTAGATAAATCGTTTGAAATAATATGGGAAGGAAAAGGAAAACATTTTGATCCTAATGTTGTTGAAGCTTTTTTTGCTGTTCAAGATAAAATAATTGCAATAAAAGAACAATACAAGGATAAAGAAGAAAGTCTTTTTATTCAGCTCGCAAAAGAAGATTAG
- a CDS encoding response regulator, giving the protein MESKGRLLIVDDEPDILEFLKWQLEMKNYQVDTCLSGNQALEILQKKIFDILLADIRMPGINGIELIQRTLKIQPDIQCIVITGHGGIETAIEAMRIGAINYLRKPIGIDELEMAVEKGIEKLKLVLEVKEKQRQLEIANNELLKLKEQLEIALKNEKQDRIEAESALKKSQLKELAVDVMALSLRLWKQALKKSKIDLAEESKIWTATLDSSGTYRTRTLDRYLRINTLPPNPRFNDVLDTAYFVLSSSKTNEELKDKLSSRVILLEKMLQ; this is encoded by the coding sequence TTGGAATCAAAAGGAAGACTACTTATAGTTGATGATGAGCCTGACATATTAGAGTTTTTAAAATGGCAGCTTGAAATGAAAAATTATCAAGTTGATACATGTTTATCAGGAAATCAGGCTTTAGAAATACTGCAAAAGAAAATATTTGATATTCTTTTAGCGGATATAAGAATGCCCGGTATTAACGGGATAGAACTTATTCAGCGCACTCTTAAAATTCAGCCAGATATTCAATGCATTGTTATAACAGGTCATGGAGGAATAGAAACTGCCATTGAAGCAATGCGAATTGGAGCTATTAATTATCTTAGAAAGCCCATCGGAATAGACGAGCTTGAAATGGCAGTAGAAAAAGGAATAGAAAAACTTAAACTGGTTTTAGAAGTCAAAGAAAAGCAAAGACAACTTGAAATCGCTAATAATGAATTGCTCAAATTAAAAGAGCAACTTGAAATAGCTTTAAAAAATGAGAAACAAGATAGGATTGAGGCTGAATCAGCTTTGAAAAAATCCCAGTTAAAAGAATTAGCAGTTGATGTGATGGCTTTATCTTTAAGGCTTTGGAAACAGGCACTAAAAAAATCAAAGATAGATTTAGCTGAAGAAAGTAAAATTTGGACAGCTACCCTCGATAGCTCTGGAACTTACAGAACAAGAACCCTTGATAGATACCTTAGAATAAATACACTCCCCCCAAATCCAAGATTTAATGACGTTCTTGATACAGCTTACTTTGTTCTTTCTTCTTCTAAAACCAATGAAGAATTAAAAGATAAACTTTCCTCAAGAGTTATATTGCTTGAAAAAATGCTGCAATAG